The proteins below are encoded in one region of Clostridium fermenticellae:
- the atpE gene encoding ATP synthase F0 subunit C, translated as MNLDAQSFIKGMAAIGAGLAAIGCLGGGIGVGTAAGKAVEGVSRQPEASGKILSTFFVSAALSEVTAIYSLLIGLILVFKV; from the coding sequence ATGAATTTGGATGCACAATCATTTATAAAAGGTATGGCAGCAATAGGTGCAGGTTTAGCTGCTATTGGATGCTTAGGTGGAGGTATTGGAGTTGGTACTGCTGCTGGTAAGGCAGTTGAAGGAGTTTCAAGACAACCAGAGGCAAGTGGTAAAATATTAAGTACATTCTTTGTAAGTGCAGCTTTATCAGAGGTAACAGCTATCTATAGTTTACTTATAGGTCTTATTTTGGTATTTAAAGTTTGA
- a CDS encoding F0F1 ATP synthase subunit A produces METFEPLFTIAIGGLKIGITSSIIVQWIIIIALLILAKFFTANMKKIPNKKQSGVEILVGFLNNFVKGNMGEEYVNYIPYIGTLGVYIIVMNIVPASFGIAAPTEDLSVAAGLAIISFVLIQTNAIKKGGVRGYLLKYAQPAIPLLPLNIIERIVLPVSLSLRLFGNMVAGAVIISMVYKGLAGMAWFSQFIIPIPLHAFFDLFDGSIQMIVFVMLTMMNIKVVAENEF; encoded by the coding sequence GTGGAAACTTTCGAGCCATTGTTTACAATAGCTATTGGAGGATTAAAAATAGGTATAACCTCCAGTATTATTGTCCAATGGATTATAATTATTGCTTTATTGATATTAGCGAAGTTTTTTACTGCTAATATGAAAAAAATACCTAATAAAAAACAAAGCGGTGTTGAAATTCTTGTTGGATTTCTAAATAATTTTGTTAAGGGAAATATGGGAGAAGAATATGTAAATTATATTCCCTATATCGGAACTTTAGGAGTATACATTATTGTCATGAATATTGTTCCGGCATCATTTGGAATAGCAGCACCAACAGAAGATTTAAGTGTAGCAGCAGGATTGGCTATTATAAGTTTTGTACTAATTCAGACTAATGCAATAAAAAAAGGTGGAGTTAGAGGCTATTTGTTAAAGTATGCTCAGCCCGCTATACCATTATTACCACTCAACATTATAGAGAGGATAGTTCTTCCTGTATCATTGAGTCTCCGACTTTTTGGAAATATGGTTGCTGGAGCTGTAATTATCTCCATGGTATATAAAGGATTGGCAGGTATGGCTTGGTTTAGCCAATTTATAATACCAATTCCTTTACATGCTTTCTTTGATTTATTTGATGGCTCAATACAAATGATAGTATTCGTTATGTTAACAATGATGAATATAAAAGTAGTAGCAGAAAATGAATTTTAA
- a CDS encoding ATP synthase subunit I, producing the protein MNKDILSMVKGVATINIIIGIILTVIVQIIFKRYGLFVLVGMIIAILNFFINCVLSDFVTTKLQHISAIFYTANFILRVVLAAGIGYLIFEYNKYNLAAYLFGYTSHIVGLYIYTSFKNSHNNL; encoded by the coding sequence TTGAACAAGGATATTTTGAGTATGGTAAAGGGCGTTGCTACAATTAATATTATAATAGGAATTATACTAACAGTTATTGTACAGATAATATTTAAAAGATATGGTCTCTTTGTGCTTGTTGGAATGATTATAGCAATACTTAATTTCTTTATAAATTGTGTGTTAAGTGATTTTGTTACAACAAAATTACAACATATTTCTGCAATTTTTTATACTGCAAATTTTATTTTGAGAGTTGTATTAGCAGCTGGAATAGGGTATCTTATATTTGAGTACAATAAATATAATTTGGCAGCATACCTATTTGGATATACTTCCCACATTGTGGGATTATATATATACACAAGCTTTAAAAATAGTCATAATAATCTATAA